From Desulfurellaceae bacterium, a single genomic window includes:
- a CDS encoding DUF1015 domain-containing protein yields MAHIRPFRGIRYNPAVVGDLQALVCPPYDVISERQQALLHSQSPYNAIHLDLNQAAERYTTAAELWRSWREKRVLMQEPEPALYVYSQDFSLPDGRPRRRTGILAAVQLEEFASGVIRPHEQTFEDAKKDRLALLEACQAQLSPVFLLYARKDWSIEQVLAGELAEPIIAVSDGQAHRHTVWRVTNPARIAEVAAGLAAESLIIADGHHRYETALRYRREHPGAPPDAALRHVLAYVTNAEDEGVVILPTHRLIHDAPLPSVDALRAVFSRDFRLRLYPRDRTAEFFAALGDGATDSERRIGCALAGARHYWLLSFDERIHRGSNRSAALRAVDVTVLHDVLFQRVLGFTPEQQEATVSYTSSTQEALQAVVEQRCQAAFFLNPTPYDQVQQVCDGGETMPHKSTYFYPKLLTGLVFYSLAADAGEG; encoded by the coding sequence ATGGCACACATTCGACCCTTTCGCGGTATCCGTTACAATCCGGCCGTGGTCGGCGACCTGCAAGCCCTGGTCTGCCCGCCGTACGATGTCATCTCCGAACGCCAACAGGCTCTGCTCCACAGCCAGAGCCCCTACAACGCGATTCATCTCGACCTGAATCAGGCGGCCGAGCGCTACACCACGGCGGCCGAGCTATGGCGCAGCTGGCGTGAAAAACGGGTCTTGATGCAGGAGCCGGAGCCCGCCCTGTACGTCTACAGCCAGGATTTCAGCCTGCCCGACGGCCGCCCGCGGCGGCGTACCGGGATCTTGGCTGCGGTCCAACTCGAAGAGTTTGCCAGCGGTGTCATTCGCCCTCACGAGCAGACCTTTGAGGACGCCAAAAAAGATCGCCTGGCTTTACTCGAAGCGTGCCAGGCCCAGCTCAGTCCGGTGTTTTTGTTGTACGCGCGCAAAGACTGGTCAATTGAACAGGTGCTGGCCGGGGAACTCGCCGAGCCGATCATCGCCGTCAGCGACGGACAGGCTCACCGACACACCGTCTGGCGGGTGACCAACCCGGCCCGGATCGCCGAGGTAGCGGCGGGTCTGGCTGCGGAGTCGCTGATCATTGCCGACGGCCATCACCGCTACGAGACCGCGCTGCGCTATCGCCGCGAACACCCCGGGGCTCCGCCCGACGCCGCGTTGCGCCACGTGCTGGCGTATGTGACCAACGCCGAGGACGAGGGGGTGGTGATTCTGCCCACCCACCGGCTGATTCACGACGCGCCCCTACCGAGTGTGGATGCACTGCGGGCCGTTTTTAGCCGAGACTTTCGACTCCGACTGTACCCTCGGGATCGGACGGCCGAGTTCTTTGCCGCCCTGGGAGACGGTGCGACCGACTCAGAGCGACGGATCGGCTGTGCGCTGGCCGGTGCCAGACACTACTGGCTGTTGTCCTTTGACGAGCGTATCCATCGGGGCTCGAACCGGTCTGCCGCGCTGCGGGCGGTCGACGTGACGGTGCTCCACGACGTGCTTTTTCAGCGCGTCCTGGGCTTCACGCCTGAGCAGCAGGAAGCAACAGTTTCCTACACCAGCAGCACTCAGGAGGCCCTGCAAGCGGTAGTCGAGCAGCGCTGTCAGGCCGCCTTTTTTCTGAACCCGACTCCATATGACCAAGTGCAACAGGTGTGTGACGGAGGGGAAACTATGCCCCACAAGTCCACCTATTTTTATCCTAAGCTCCTGACCGGCCTAGTGTTTTACAGTCTGGCGGCCGACGCTGGTGAGGGATAA
- the thiS gene encoding sulfur carrier protein ThiS has translation MRIVLNGEERECQDGWTLADLVNDLGLTHKRIAAEVNRDIIPRTEYDQQRLQADDVVEVVNFVGGG, from the coding sequence ATGAGGATCGTCCTTAACGGCGAAGAGCGCGAGTGTCAGGACGGCTGGACGCTGGCGGACTTGGTCAACGATCTGGGTCTTACCCATAAGCGCATTGCCGCCGAGGTGAATCGAGACATCATCCCCCGCACCGAGTATGACCAGCAGCGCCTTCAGGCCGACGATGTGGTCGAGGTCGTCAACTTTGTGGGCGGGGGATAA
- a CDS encoding ABC transporter permease produces the protein MKFWCVFKKELQLYYGSFIAYALSMAFLVLAGYFFYTDMIFYDLFGDFMDITTSLWFYYFQDVRFFSLLILPLLTMRLFAEEKKLGTIELLWTYPLKDSHIILGKFLASFFVFFLMVAATLFYPLLLSTIHAFAWGPPLAGYLGILLLGAAFIACGTFISSLTENQLVSAMSTYAVLVSWWFLTWNEEAVGEELLGISLFDRFESFAKGVINTKDVFFFVMVTLVFLYLTLRSTESRKWRGTR, from the coding sequence ATGAAATTCTGGTGCGTTTTCAAAAAAGAGCTGCAGCTGTACTACGGCTCATTCATCGCCTACGCCCTGTCCATGGCCTTTCTGGTCCTGGCCGGGTACTTTTTCTACACTGATATGATCTTCTACGATCTGTTCGGTGACTTCATGGATATCACCACCTCGCTGTGGTTCTACTATTTTCAGGACGTGCGTTTTTTCAGCCTGCTCATCCTGCCCCTGCTCACCATGCGCCTGTTTGCCGAGGAAAAAAAGCTGGGGACGATCGAGCTGCTGTGGACCTATCCGCTCAAGGACTCCCACATCATTCTGGGCAAGTTCCTGGCCAGTTTTTTTGTATTTTTCCTGATGGTCGCCGCCACCCTGTTCTACCCCCTGCTGTTGTCAACGATCCACGCCTTTGCCTGGGGACCGCCCCTGGCCGGCTATCTCGGCATCCTGCTGTTGGGCGCGGCCTTTATCGCCTGCGGCACGTTCATTTCGTCGCTGACCGAGAATCAGCTGGTCAGCGCCATGTCGACCTATGCGGTGCTGGTCTCCTGGTGGTTTCTGACCTGGAATGAGGAGGCGGTCGGGGAAGAGCTGCTGGGGATTTCGCTGTTTGACCGCTTTGAGTCGTTTGCCAAGGGCGTGATTAATACCAAGGATGTCTTCTTCTTCGTCATGGTCACCCTGGTGTTTCTGTATCTCACCCTACGCTCCACGGAGTCGAGGAAATGGCGCGGGACACGTTAG
- the thiE gene encoding thiamine phosphate synthase, producing MIVTDRRQTAGRPLYDVVQAALDGGVRAVQLREKDLEGGELYRLAVRLRDLTARYAARLLINDRLDVALAAGADGVHLGQTSLPVSTARQLLGPGKLIGVSTHSPDEITAAQGADFVVFGPVYFTPSKADYGQPQGVARLRQAARHSPVPVFAIGGIQADRIAAVRRAGAHGIALISALSAAAEPSRAAHELLTRLGPPDKAD from the coding sequence TTGATTGTCACCGACCGCCGCCAGACGGCCGGTCGGCCCCTGTACGATGTCGTCCAGGCCGCCCTCGACGGCGGCGTTCGCGCCGTCCAGCTGCGCGAGAAAGACCTGGAGGGCGGGGAGCTGTACCGGCTGGCCGTCCGGCTGCGTGACCTCACCGCTCGTTATGCGGCCCGGCTGCTGATTAACGACCGCCTCGATGTGGCCTTGGCGGCTGGTGCCGACGGGGTCCACCTCGGACAGACCTCTCTTCCGGTCAGCACGGCCCGCCAGCTACTCGGCCCAGGCAAACTGATCGGTGTCTCGACCCATTCGCCGGACGAAATCACGGCCGCCCAGGGAGCCGATTTTGTGGTCTTCGGACCGGTGTATTTCACTCCCTCCAAAGCCGACTACGGCCAGCCCCAGGGGGTGGCGCGTCTGCGCCAGGCGGCCCGCCACAGCCCGGTTCCGGTCTTCGCCATCGGCGGTATACAGGCCGACCGGATTGCGGCTGTGCGCCGCGCGGGCGCCCACGGCATCGCCCTCATCTCGGCGCTCAGCGCGGCGGCCGAGCCGAGCCGGGCGGCACACGAGTTGCTGACCCGACTCGGCCCGCCGGACAAGGCCGATTGA
- a CDS encoding RNA-binding protein, whose amino-acid sequence MANKLFVGNLPFSTTNQDLEELFAQSGAVTSVNIIMDKFTGRSRGFGFVEMGSDQEAQSAIERFHEYELNGRPLTVNEAKPKEPRGPREGRERW is encoded by the coding sequence GTGGCAAACAAACTTTTTGTTGGCAATCTGCCGTTCAGCACGACCAATCAGGATCTCGAAGAACTCTTTGCTCAGTCGGGCGCAGTGACATCGGTGAATATCATCATGGATAAGTTCACCGGCCGTTCGCGCGGGTTTGGTTTTGTCGAAATGGGCAGTGACCAAGAGGCCCAGTCGGCCATCGAGCGCTTCCACGAGTATGAGTTGAACGGCCGGCCGCTGACGGTCAACGAGGCCAAACCCAAGGAACCGCGCGGACCGCGCGAGGGTCGCGAACGCTGGTAA
- the purH gene encoding bifunctional phosphoribosylaminoimidazolecarboxamide formyltransferase/IMP cyclohydrolase — MPSVSRALISVSDKRGVVEFARGLVAIGIEIVSTGGTARALTEAGVAVVQVEDFTGFPEMLDGRVKTLHPRIHAGILHRRDDPQHVRAMNQHGLQPIDLVVVNLYPFEQTVARPDCSFAEAIENIDIGGPSLLRATAKNHAHVGVVVDPDDYPRVLSVLQTDGVLSAEHRLELAKKAFRLTARYDAAIADYLGGLDGDEDTPFGDTVHFQYVKAQDLRYGENPHQRAAFYHAPEIREACIANARQLQGKELSFNNIVDANAAFELLHEFEQTAAVAVKHTNPCGAATSETSLAEAFRKTRACDPVSIFGGIVGFNRELDADTAGEILDLYQHGFLEIVLAPGFSAPALDLLASSKRLRNIRLLEIPALANPQPARFEAKPVVGGLLLQERDRGRIRVEDCQVVTQRRPSAEEYRALDFAWRICKHVKSNAIVLTGPDQIVGVGAGQMSRVDSAKIAVSRARDLGLETRGSVVGSDAFFPFRDGLDVTAAAGATAVIQPGGSLRDAEVIAAADEHGMAMIFAGMRHFRH; from the coding sequence ATGCCGAGCGTCAGCCGTGCGCTGATCAGCGTCAGCGATAAACGCGGAGTGGTCGAGTTTGCCCGCGGCCTGGTCGCCATCGGTATTGAGATTGTGTCAACCGGCGGCACCGCCCGGGCGCTGACCGAGGCCGGTGTGGCGGTGGTGCAGGTCGAGGACTTTACCGGTTTTCCGGAGATGCTTGACGGACGGGTCAAGACCCTGCACCCGCGCATCCATGCCGGGATTCTGCACCGCCGGGACGACCCCCAACATGTCCGGGCGATGAACCAACACGGCTTGCAGCCGATCGATCTGGTGGTCGTGAATCTGTATCCGTTCGAGCAGACGGTCGCCCGCCCCGACTGCTCGTTCGCCGAGGCGATCGAGAATATCGATATTGGCGGACCGTCTCTGCTACGGGCCACGGCCAAGAATCACGCCCACGTCGGGGTGGTGGTTGACCCGGATGATTATCCTCGGGTGCTGAGCGTGCTCCAGACCGACGGCGTCCTGTCTGCCGAGCACAGGCTTGAGCTGGCCAAAAAAGCGTTTCGACTGACCGCCCGCTACGACGCGGCAATTGCCGATTATCTGGGCGGGCTCGACGGCGATGAGGACACGCCGTTTGGCGACACCGTTCACTTCCAGTACGTCAAGGCCCAGGACTTGCGCTACGGCGAAAACCCGCACCAGCGCGCCGCCTTCTACCATGCCCCGGAGATTCGGGAGGCGTGTATTGCCAACGCCCGCCAGCTGCAGGGCAAGGAACTGTCGTTCAATAATATCGTCGATGCCAACGCGGCCTTTGAGTTGCTGCACGAGTTTGAGCAGACTGCGGCGGTGGCCGTCAAGCACACCAACCCGTGTGGCGCGGCCACGTCCGAGACCTCGCTGGCCGAGGCTTTCCGCAAGACCCGGGCGTGCGATCCGGTGTCGATTTTTGGCGGTATTGTCGGCTTCAACCGCGAGCTTGACGCCGACACGGCCGGGGAGATCCTGGACCTCTACCAGCACGGATTTCTGGAGATCGTTCTCGCCCCGGGCTTTTCCGCTCCGGCGCTGGACCTGCTGGCCTCGTCCAAGCGTCTGCGTAATATCCGACTGCTCGAGATCCCGGCGCTGGCCAATCCCCAGCCGGCCCGCTTCGAGGCCAAGCCGGTGGTGGGCGGGCTGCTGCTTCAGGAGCGCGACCGCGGTCGTATCCGGGTCGAAGACTGCCAGGTGGTGACCCAGCGCCGCCCTAGCGCCGAGGAGTATCGGGCGCTGGACTTTGCCTGGCGGATCTGCAAGCACGTCAAGTCGAACGCCATTGTCCTGACCGGACCGGATCAGATCGTCGGGGTTGGGGCGGGTCAGATGAGCCGGGTTGATTCTGCCAAGATTGCCGTGTCCCGGGCGCGGGACTTGGGGCTGGAGACCCGGGGCTCGGTAGTTGGCTCGGACGCCTTCTTTCCCTTTCGGGACGGGCTCGATGTCACGGCTGCGGCCGGGGCGACGGCGGTCATTCAACCCGGCGGCAGCCTGCGCGACGCTGAGGTCATCGCTGCGGCCGACGAGCACGGCATGGCGATGATCTTTGCCGGCATGCGCCATTTTCGGCACTAG
- a CDS encoding DUF4340 domain-containing protein: MKLSAESRRVILLGLIALVLGSYTYLSAPASRPLGGPQAATDRERPALNFTAEEVTRIELVYNQQHLVCQRSQDGWQVAVTGGAVRPAAVQDFLTNLGKLLHLGNVEGIEDELAEYGLKPPQASITLQLNGQETRRLQIGTRNPVQSSLYAQINDAPQVVLVGAVVLWDIRKLFTAANQAQS, encoded by the coding sequence ATGAAGCTGTCAGCAGAAAGTCGACGGGTCATACTCCTGGGACTGATTGCGCTGGTCCTGGGCAGCTATACCTATCTCAGTGCTCCCGCAAGCCGGCCGCTCGGCGGGCCGCAAGCCGCGACCGACCGGGAACGCCCGGCCCTCAACTTTACGGCAGAGGAGGTCACCCGGATCGAGCTGGTGTACAACCAGCAGCACCTGGTCTGCCAGCGCAGCCAGGACGGCTGGCAGGTGGCCGTAACCGGAGGGGCGGTCCGGCCCGCAGCGGTCCAGGACTTTCTGACCAATCTCGGTAAGCTGCTCCACCTCGGCAATGTCGAAGGGATAGAGGACGAGCTGGCCGAATACGGCCTCAAGCCGCCCCAGGCCTCGATCACCCTCCAGCTGAACGGCCAGGAAACGCGCCGCTTACAGATCGGCACCCGCAATCCGGTCCAGAGCAGCCTGTACGCCCAGATCAACGATGCGCCACAGGTTGTGCTGGTCGGCGCCGTTGTCCTGTGGGACATCCGCAAGCTGTTTACAGCCGCCAACCAAGCCCAGAGTTAG
- a CDS encoding GldG family protein, translating to MARDTLENMAAPDPGSGLWPGAETVRRGCLLGLEIAFVLVIVFSLGSLLGRWNARFDLTPTQKYSLAPITVQTLEGITFPIQASVFYRRGDREKHDELLSLMHHENALFQYRLYDLDRAPGLAQRYGVTAYGTVVLESADNRVTLPMVDEERMLNALLRVSQTQKIVYFLVGHGENNPGDGQERNGYGVVRQVLETENYQVRPLALLRTQQVPADADLVIVSGPKDDLAPAELTALTSYLEAGGNALLMLDPFTVPHLSAYLARFGLHLTDDVVIDEERGVAGGEPLMPIISDFAEDVFPRRLSGSPILPYTRPVRVQDGQATPFAFSSKDSWALKSRARAEQEGLHFKEGEDERGPIPVAAVARVGAGQSGKLVVLGDSDFVNNFYARIPGNVDFFMNTVGWMLDRQQLISMGRNPGGIPDQKRVSTPRQSLYLSELQKNRFFWLMVVLEPVLVLAAGLFVAVRRRKRG from the coding sequence ATGGCGCGGGACACGTTAGAAAATATGGCCGCTCCGGACCCCGGGAGCGGTCTGTGGCCGGGCGCGGAGACGGTGCGACGCGGCTGTCTGCTGGGGCTTGAGATTGCCTTCGTGCTGGTGATCGTCTTTTCGCTGGGCAGCCTGCTCGGCCGCTGGAACGCCCGCTTCGATCTCACCCCGACCCAGAAATACAGCCTGGCTCCCATCACCGTGCAAACCCTGGAGGGCATCACCTTTCCCATCCAGGCCAGCGTCTTTTACCGCCGTGGCGACCGCGAAAAGCACGACGAGTTGCTCAGCCTGATGCACCACGAAAACGCGCTGTTCCAGTACCGGCTGTACGACCTGGACCGTGCCCCGGGCCTGGCCCAGCGCTATGGGGTCACAGCCTACGGGACGGTTGTTCTGGAGTCGGCCGACAATCGGGTCACCCTGCCGATGGTGGATGAGGAACGCATGCTGAACGCGCTGCTGCGCGTCTCACAGACGCAGAAGATCGTCTATTTCCTGGTCGGCCACGGCGAGAACAATCCGGGCGACGGCCAGGAACGCAACGGCTACGGGGTGGTCCGGCAGGTTCTGGAAACCGAAAACTACCAGGTCCGTCCCCTGGCCCTGCTGCGGACCCAGCAGGTGCCCGCAGACGCCGACCTCGTCATTGTCAGCGGACCCAAAGACGACCTGGCGCCGGCCGAGCTGACGGCCCTGACCAGCTATCTCGAAGCCGGCGGTAACGCCTTGCTGATGCTCGACCCCTTTACCGTACCCCACCTGTCGGCCTACCTGGCCCGGTTCGGACTGCACCTGACCGACGACGTGGTGATTGACGAAGAACGCGGCGTGGCCGGCGGAGAGCCGCTGATGCCGATTATCTCGGATTTTGCCGAAGACGTGTTTCCCCGCCGTTTGAGTGGCTCGCCAATTCTGCCCTACACCCGCCCGGTCCGCGTTCAGGACGGCCAAGCCACGCCGTTTGCCTTCTCCAGCAAGGACAGCTGGGCGCTGAAGAGCAGGGCTCGGGCCGAACAGGAGGGGCTGCACTTCAAAGAGGGCGAGGACGAACGCGGCCCCATCCCGGTCGCGGCGGTCGCCAGGGTCGGTGCCGGGCAGTCGGGCAAACTGGTCGTGCTGGGTGACTCGGACTTCGTCAATAATTTTTATGCCCGTATTCCCGGTAATGTTGACTTCTTCATGAATACGGTCGGCTGGATGCTGGATCGCCAGCAGCTGATCAGCATGGGTCGCAACCCGGGCGGCATTCCCGATCAAAAACGGGTCTCGACCCCCCGCCAGAGCTTGTACCTGTCCGAGTTGCAGAAGAATCGCTTCTTCTGGTTGATGGTCGTCCTCGAACCTGTCCTGGTTCTGGCCGCCGGTCTGTTTGTGGCCGTTCGACGGAGAAAGCGCGGATGA
- the purD gene encoding phosphoribosylamine--glycine ligase, giving the protein MRVLVIGGGGREHALVWKIHHSPRVSRLYCAPGNPGMDGLAELVALRPEDIPGLVRFAQDERVDLTVVGPELPLSLGLVDAFEAVGLRIFGPQRQAAQLEASKAFTRELLRAQGVASPAFHSCTDPDEARRYAASVGPPLVVKADGLAAGKGVLICPTLEEADAAIERIMRERAFGAAGERVVIEEFLEGEEVSFLALSDGTSVVPLASSQDHKRVFDADRGPNTGGMGAYSPAPVITPQLSAQIVDEILYPTLRGLRQRGIVYKGVLYAGLMMTRDGPKVLEFNIRFGDPECQPLMLRLKSDLVEVLEAVIDERLAEVSLVWDARPAVCVVLAADGYPGGYEKGLPISGLDTLRDWSDGVVFHAGTAKQGDRFVTNGGRVLGVTGCGRDFQAALATTYGAVERISWPGVHYRRDIGRRALQER; this is encoded by the coding sequence ATGAGAGTCCTGGTCATTGGCGGCGGTGGCCGTGAGCACGCGCTGGTGTGGAAGATTCACCACAGCCCGCGGGTGTCCCGGCTCTACTGCGCCCCGGGGAATCCGGGCATGGACGGCTTGGCCGAACTGGTCGCGCTCAGGCCCGAGGACATTCCGGGTCTGGTGCGCTTTGCCCAGGACGAGCGCGTCGACCTGACTGTGGTCGGACCCGAACTACCGCTGAGTCTGGGTCTTGTTGACGCCTTTGAGGCGGTCGGCCTGCGCATCTTTGGCCCGCAGCGTCAGGCCGCACAGCTGGAGGCCAGCAAGGCCTTCACCCGCGAGCTGCTGCGCGCCCAAGGGGTGGCCTCGCCGGCCTTTCACTCCTGTACCGACCCGGACGAGGCGCGCCGCTATGCGGCCAGTGTCGGTCCCCCGCTCGTGGTCAAGGCCGACGGTCTGGCCGCCGGCAAAGGCGTGTTGATCTGTCCCACGCTCGAGGAAGCCGACGCCGCGATTGAGCGGATCATGCGCGAGCGGGCCTTTGGTGCGGCCGGCGAGCGGGTGGTGATTGAGGAGTTTCTGGAGGGCGAGGAAGTCTCTTTCCTGGCCTTGAGCGATGGCACGAGTGTGGTTCCGCTGGCGTCCTCGCAGGATCATAAGCGCGTGTTTGACGCCGACCGGGGGCCGAATACCGGCGGTATGGGTGCCTATTCTCCGGCTCCAGTCATCACGCCGCAGCTGTCCGCACAAATTGTTGATGAGATTTTATACCCCACCCTGCGTGGGCTGAGGCAGCGCGGTATTGTCTACAAAGGGGTCTTGTACGCGGGCTTAATGATGACCCGGGACGGCCCCAAGGTACTCGAATTCAACATTCGTTTTGGCGACCCGGAATGCCAGCCGCTGATGCTCCGCCTCAAGTCGGACTTGGTCGAGGTGCTGGAAGCGGTGATTGATGAACGCCTGGCCGAGGTGTCCCTGGTGTGGGATGCGCGTCCGGCCGTGTGTGTGGTGCTGGCGGCCGACGGTTATCCCGGCGGCTATGAAAAAGGGCTGCCGATCAGCGGCCTCGACACGCTCCGTGACTGGTCGGACGGGGTGGTCTTCCACGCCGGCACGGCAAAACAGGGCGACCGTTTTGTCACCAACGGTGGACGCGTCTTGGGCGTGACCGGCTGTGGTCGTGATTTCCAGGCAGCCCTGGCCACCACCTACGGCGCGGTCGAGCGGATCAGCTGGCCGGGCGTACACTACCGACGTGACATTGGTCGGCGGGCTCTCCAAGAAAGATAA
- a CDS encoding thiazole synthase: MHDPFILAGKEYQSRLIVGTGKYKDFAETKRAIEASGAEIVTVAVRRVNITDPTKENLLDYIDPGTYTILPNTAGCYTADDAIRTCRLAREAGVGNLVKLEVIGDDKTLFPDIPATLEAAQVLVKEGFVVLPYIHDDPISCKKLEDMGCAAVMPLAAPIGSGLGIRNPYNIQIIREHSTVPVIVDAGVGTASDAAVALEMGCDAVLMNTAIAAATDPILMAEAMKLSIQAGRKAFLAGRMPKKLYATASSPLQGLLE, encoded by the coding sequence ATGCATGACCCATTCATTCTTGCTGGCAAAGAGTACCAGTCGCGCCTCATCGTCGGGACGGGCAAGTATAAGGATTTTGCCGAGACCAAACGGGCGATCGAAGCCTCGGGGGCCGAGATCGTGACCGTTGCGGTGCGGCGGGTGAATATCACCGATCCGACCAAGGAGAATCTGCTCGACTACATTGATCCCGGCACCTACACCATTCTGCCCAACACCGCCGGCTGTTATACCGCGGACGACGCGATTCGGACCTGCCGTCTGGCCCGCGAGGCCGGGGTCGGCAATCTGGTCAAGCTGGAGGTCATCGGTGACGACAAGACCCTCTTTCCCGATATTCCGGCCACCCTGGAGGCAGCCCAGGTACTGGTCAAGGAGGGCTTTGTCGTCCTGCCGTATATCCACGATGACCCGATCTCGTGCAAAAAACTCGAAGACATGGGCTGCGCTGCGGTCATGCCGTTGGCCGCCCCAATCGGCTCGGGGCTGGGGATTCGCAATCCCTACAACATCCAGATCATCCGCGAACACAGCACCGTACCGGTGATTGTCGACGCCGGGGTGGGCACGGCCTCGGACGCTGCGGTAGCCCTGGAAATGGGTTGTGACGCGGTCCTGATGAACACGGCGATTGCTGCGGCCACAGATCCCATCCTGATGGCTGAGGCCATGAAGCTGAGTATTCAGGCCGGACGCAAAGCCTTCCTGGCCGGACGCATGCCCAAGAAGCTGTACGCCACAGCCTCAAGCCCCCTCCAGGGTCTCCTCGAATAA
- a CDS encoding class I SAM-dependent methyltransferase yields MTRSPRYSYPRYLAAKKSLDDRSLNRQVWQRFTELLPRASQDRPLRLLEVGAGIGTMIERVLEKRLLSRATYTAIDADAASIGTAARRLPGWAAQHGLRVSPARPPGSSSQERGWRLRLQSGHSAEPDAVRAVTVELEAVELSAFVCRERGNQTWDVLLAHAFLDLVDVASVLPELVSVLSPGGLLYSSLTFDGATIFQPQLEPRLDAEIEALYHQTMDQRRIAGARSGGSRAGRQLFGHMRNAGLEVVAAGSSDWVVFAGPDGYPADEAYFLGCILDTLETALDGHPELDTRRFADWLARRRAQLEDGSLVYIAHQLDLLGRLPKKPPA; encoded by the coding sequence ATGACCCGTTCTCCGCGCTACTCCTACCCCCGCTACCTGGCGGCCAAAAAGAGCCTGGACGACCGCTCGCTCAACCGTCAGGTGTGGCAGCGTTTTACCGAGCTGCTGCCCCGGGCCAGTCAGGACCGGCCCCTGCGTCTGCTTGAGGTCGGGGCCGGTATTGGCACGATGATCGAACGAGTTCTGGAAAAACGGCTGCTGAGCCGGGCGACCTACACCGCCATTGACGCCGACGCGGCCAGTATCGGCACGGCCGCCCGTCGCCTGCCGGGCTGGGCGGCGCAGCACGGATTGCGTGTCAGCCCAGCGAGGCCGCCCGGCTCGTCCTCTCAGGAGCGTGGCTGGCGGCTACGCTTGCAGTCCGGCCACAGCGCTGAGCCGGATGCCGTCCGGGCTGTGACGGTCGAGCTGGAAGCCGTGGAGCTGTCAGCCTTTGTGTGTCGTGAACGGGGGAACCAGACCTGGGACGTGCTGCTCGCCCACGCCTTTCTGGACCTGGTGGACGTGGCCTCGGTCTTACCCGAACTGGTGTCCGTGCTCTCACCTGGTGGGCTGTTGTACTCCAGCCTGACCTTTGACGGGGCGACGATTTTTCAGCCTCAGCTTGAGCCCCGGCTCGACGCCGAGATCGAGGCTCTCTACCACCAGACCATGGACCAGCGGCGCATCGCCGGGGCTCGGTCTGGGGGCAGTCGGGCCGGGCGGCAGCTGTTCGGCCATATGCGGAACGCCGGGCTTGAGGTGGTAGCGGCCGGCAGCTCCGACTGGGTGGTGTTTGCCGGGCCGGACGGCTATCCGGCCGACGAGGCGTATTTTCTGGGCTGCATTCTTGACACGCTCGAGACCGCTCTGGACGGCCATCCCGAGCTTGATACTCGGCGCTTTGCCGACTGGCTGGCCCGGCGGCGCGCTCAGCTTGAGGACGGCTCCTTGGTGTATATCGCCCACCAGCTGGATCTGCTGGGCCGCCTGCCGAAAAAACCCCCTGCCTGA